The Papaver somniferum cultivar HN1 chromosome 6, ASM357369v1, whole genome shotgun sequence genome segment TTGCCTACCTTCTAGCCCAGGAAAGCCCTGGCAAGAGCGGTAAGTAGTTGCATATACATGCCTGGAAATAGAAAGAATTGTTGAATATGTTGTGTACTAGACCAACGAGGGAAGTCTCTAACGGGAAATTTACACCAGAACAACCTGGTTTCTTTTGATACTGACATTTGTTTACATTCACTATTAACCATTGCCATTGGTTAAGAAAATCACATCATAAGAATGGTCCTCTTCCTTGTTTCAACTCAATTTTTTAGATTCTTTGCCTGTTCCATTATTTTTCAATTATCATCAGTATGATGGGTTTACAGTGTGGCATGGGGGGTCCACATGGGATGATCCAAGGTATCATatttgggaaaaatatttttctggGATTCTGGGAGTAGGCATTTAGTATGTGTTTTCCCCAACTCATTTATCCCTTAAGGACAAGGGATGTTTTTTCACTATCATATAAACTGAGTACTGGACAAACTTTGATATTAGATATCAAAATTTTCACTTTGAAATCTAAGTTAACTTAGTACTGATGTTTAATTTTTTGATTAAAATTTGTCACTTCTGTGCTTGTGCGTTGCTtgtaaattttattttgatttgtgtTAAATTGTATTTTACTTGATGCAGGAATGGATATGTCCCAGCTCACATGTGGAGGTTGCCGAACATTGCTAATGTACGCGCGTGGGGCAACAAGTGTGAGATGCTCCTGCTGTCACACAATTAATCTTGCCAgaccaccagcaccagcaccaggTTTGTTCTTTGTGAGAAAGTTTTGCGAATAATATAAACCGTCCCATATTGCTGAAGATTTTATTTGCTTAGACTTCTAGCATCAAGTGTAACTGGATTCTAATTATGTAAACCTTCCATCTTTACTTTCAAATGCTTAACTAGACACCCAGACCATAGGATGATAAAATCCATACTTGACTAGACTATAAGCAGATGTAGTTTAGGTGCCTGACAGTGCTGACACTAGTTTTCTGAATATCTACCGAAAGGTATGGTTTATGGAACTCGGGGCATTTAGTTATTATACTATTCCAACTATGTCAGCTGTAGGCTGCATGCGTCTTCCTTCTTGTGGTGGATCTGATTGTTTGGACTGTAGGATAATTACAATCTTTGAACGATCTTCGCTTCTTCTCTTTGATTTTTCACCTCTATTAATATAGTGTGCTGCATTTTGCGGGCTTGAGAAAGTTTAATTTATTGCTGCATAACTCCTTATCTCTTGAACTTGTTCACTCACTTCTGTCTATGATTACACCCTTTCCATGATTATATCCATATTCACAGCATTCTGATATGTGACTGAGAGTTTAAAGGAGTTTATGGGCTCACCATATATTTATGTGAGGCAGTAGCAAGAGTGAACTGCCTTTTTGTATGTTCAAATTATATTCTTAGATATAAAGTATGAAAAATGAAGTATTTCCCTAGAGttcattcttgttgttgttaAGTTTGCTTTACTAGATTTTTGTAATGGACTAAACATTTTTCTTTTGGTGGCTACGCATTTTACAGCACCTAATCCAGTCGCACATGTCAACTGCGGTCGGTGCCATATAACACTTATGTATCCGTATGGAGCACCATCAGTTAAATGTGCTGTTTGTCAGTATGTTACGAGTACAGGGGTAAGTCCGCATGTATATTGATAATGCAAAGAGTGAGTTACTGTTAAATGAAATCACAAAGGTTAAACTATCTTGTTACCGTCAATATCAGAGGACAGGTTGTAGGTGGTGTACTTATGAAGTCTTAACTTGTCCCATATTCCTGTTTGATCTGTGCAGATGAGTGCGCCAACACCAAATAGCAATGGTCAAGTGAATAGACCCAATTGGTCCTCAACCACGCCTACACCTATGCCCTCTACGTCGGCAGTAAGTTTCGAGACTCATATTCTTGTGTTCTTCTTTTTGTTGCTATTGGGTTGTGCAGTGTTCGGCACCCAAAAAGGCATGTTTAGTTCTTTAATAGAGAAGCGAGGATGTCATGGATTGTAAAAAAAGAAGTCTTAATTGTATATTCACTTTTGACTTTCTGTTATTATAGGCCATGCGAACCCACAGCCAAACTGTTGTCGTTGAGAATCCCATGTCAGTCGATGAAAGCGGGAAACTGGTATGTAAATCTTCTCCTCTTATTCGACAACTTTATCATCTGTTTTACATTTAGTTTTTCATCTGTACATGATCTGTCCTATCTATCTTTTTTGTACCATTTCgttctttgtcaaaagtaaaataGCTAATCAAACTTTGAATAACTTAGGTGACCAACGTTGTTGTCGGAGTAACATCGGAAAAAAAATGATTTGGGAGACTTCTATTGAATGAAGTTGCTCTATATATTTGTATTGAAACCTTTTTGGTGGTATAAGATATTGTTTGTATAAGTTGGACATTGATATATGTGTGAAGTGCTCAAATATAAACAGAATTTGGTTGTTGGTTGGTAAATATAAAAAGTTTGGAAGTGAGAAATGGTTCTTTTAAGTGTCTCTGACTCtctgtatttttatttttcatatgtTTTTTACTGTAATACAAGTTAATACAGATTTTATCTActatattaaattaaaatattgatcaaaGATTGTTACAAATTTTGACAGCATAACAGAGAGACAATGTATTATTCTAGTGTTCTAAATCAACATGTTGAGCAGGGCTCAAATTCCTTCCAACCACGAAGGCTAACTAAATAACTAAATCAAGTCGTGCGTGCGTGCTATTGAATTTTGATACCTAAACGCAGCTGAAAAAATCTTGGTCATATCAAACTATATCTGAAGGGCAACACTGACCGGTAACAGATTTGGGCACTTCTGACTAGCCGGAGTTTACTTATGATGCAGATTAGTTTTTCTGACTTTACTTAACATCAGTGTTTACTTAAGTTTTACCAGATATGACTTAATTTAACCCTTAAAGAACAATCTTGGTCCTTGAAATGATATGATTTTCGGAATATTATAGGACACGACAAAGTGTCAACTCATTGGTTTTTCCCTTGTTGCGTAAAATGAATGGCAATTGTAGATGGAGATTAAAATCTGAGAAATTGAATGTCCTGTGTTTTTTTTCATTTCCAAGCTGTATTATTCACATTGCCACATAGGACCAATGAGAACCTCAGGAGCCTTATCTACCAATAAAAATGTAATCTCCCATGATCCACATCTCCATCCAAAATCCAATGCCCAAACAATTTTCCTTCACACAACACAAAGACAACTCCTCCAATACAAACCATCATTTCTTTTACAACACAGATTAGTTTTCCAGAGAGAAAGTAGTAGTGAAAGACACAGACAGACTGTGATCATTATTAATCAATGGCCTCCACTCAATGTTTCCTTCACCACCATGCACTCTCTACTGCCACCACTAGATCCAAGTCATACCGCCAGGTATCAGCCATCAAGCCTACTTCAACCCAGCTCGTCATCCGGGCAACCCAGAAAAACTCTGTAGAGGAGGAGAACAATGCTGTTTCCGTCTCCAGAAGGTTTGCTCTTACCGTTCTTATTGGAGCTGCAGCTGTTGGATCTAAGGTCTCACCAGCTGATGCTGCTTACGGAGAAGCCGGTAATTTAATATAATTCAGTCTTATTATATATAATGCATTGGTGTTTGTATTATAAGTAGCTAATTCACTGTTCTTGCAATATGGCTACATTAAGTTCAAGTCAGGAACCTCCTGATGGTTGTTTAATTGATTTAACTCTTGCAGCCAATGTTTTTGGCAAGCAAAAGAGCACTGAGTTCAAGACATACGTAGGAGAAGGTTTCAAGTTAGAGCTTCCAGCAAAATGGAACCCAAGCAAAGAAGTAGAGTTCCCCGGACAGGTTTTGAGGTACGAGGACAATTTCGATGTCACCAGCAATCTTTCAGTCATGATCACCCCTACCGACAAAAGTTCCATCACCGATTACGGTGCACCTGAAGATTTCCTCtcaaaggtatatatatatattcattgaTGAAATGTAATTTGGACATCTCTTCTGTTATTTTTATGAAACCCTTATGTGGATATCTTTTTTTCAGGtggattatcttctaggaaaGCAATCTTACTTCGGCAAGACCGATTCCGAGGTATATAAAATGTCTTGCATTAGCTAAATAAATCCTTATCTATTAGCTTACATGTCTTTGCATTAGCAAGAATGATTCTGAGGCAGTTATGTTTGTCTGTTTTAGGGAGGATTTGACACCGGTGCTGTGGCAACAGCAAATCTATTGGAGGCATCATCACCGAAGGTTGACGGAAAAACATATTATTACTTGGAAGTCTTGACAAGGACAGCAGATGGAGATGAAGGAGGTAAACATCAACTTATTACTGCAACCGTCTCTAATGGAAAGCTCTACATTTGCAAGGCACAAGCCGGTGACAAGAGATGGTTCAAAGGTGTGAAGAAGTTTGTTGAAAACGCAGCAACTTCCTTCAGTGTTGCATAAGAGAAAAGAAATGAGATATTTTAAAACTCAATTCGGGTTGTTTTGCTTAAATTTTCTATCTCTTGCATGTAAATGATGATTGGAAAACAAGATAATATTAGGAAATGCTGGGGTTTTAAGTTTGCTTATTATCACATTATATATATGAGTTGATGATCGATTTGGGAGCAAACTGGCTTGCTAAATTAGCCCAAGATTTATGGTAGCTTAGGCTGTTGTTGTAAGGACGATAACGTCGTAAAGATACTAGATTATGAATTATCACGTGGTTATGGTAATACGAAAATCCCCCGTTCATTAGTTTCGGAACTATGTACTGAAAATGCA includes the following:
- the LOC113290227 gene encoding oxygen-evolving enhancer protein 2, chloroplastic-like, translating into MASTQCFLHHHALSTATTRSKSYRQVSAIKPTSTQLVIRATQKNSVEEENNAVSVSRRFALTVLIGAAAVGSKVSPADAAYGEAANVFGKQKSTEFKTYVGEGFKLELPAKWNPSKEVEFPGQVLRYEDNFDVTSNLSVMITPTDKSSITDYGAPEDFLSKVDYLLGKQSYFGKTDSEGGFDTGAVATANLLEASSPKVDGKTYYYLEVLTRTADGDEGGKHQLITATVSNGKLYICKAQAGDKRWFKGVKKFVENAATSFSVA
- the LOC113290226 gene encoding protein LOL2-like, translating into MQSQLVCSGCRSVLLYPRGAANVCCAICNTITAPTVPPPGMDMSQLTCGGCRTLLMYARGATSVRCSCCHTINLARPPAPAPAPNPVAHVNCGRCHITLMYPYGAPSVKCAVCQYVTSTGMSAPTPNSNGQVNRPNWSSTTPTPMPSTSAAMRTHSQTVVVENPMSVDESGKLVTNVVVGVTSEKK